From a single Saimiri boliviensis isolate mSaiBol1 chromosome 7, mSaiBol1.pri, whole genome shotgun sequence genomic region:
- the THAP2 gene encoding THAP domain-containing protein 2, protein MPTNCAAAGCATTYNKHINISFHRFPLDPKRRKEWVRLVRRKNFVPGKHTFLCSKHFEASCFDLTGQTRRLKMDAVPTIFDFCTHIKSMKLKSRNLLKKNSSCSPAGPSNLKSNISSQQVLLEHSYAFRNPMEAKKRIIKLEKEIASLRRKMKTCLQKERRATRRWIKATCLVKNLEANNVLPKGTSEHILPTALRSLPLEEFKLLEQDQQDKTLPSINLKQTKSTFI, encoded by the exons ATGCCGACCAATTGCGCCGCGGCGGGCTGTGCCACTACCTACAACAAGCACATTAACATCAGCTTCCACAG gtttccttTGGAtcctaaaagaagaaaagaatgggtTCGCCTGGTTAGGCGCAAAAATTTTGTGCCAGGAAAACACACTTTTCTTTGTTCAAAGCACTTTGAAGCCTCCTGTTTTGACCTAACAGGACAAACACGACGACTTAAAATGGATGCTGTTCCAACCATTTTTGATTTTTGTACCCATATAAAGTCTATG AAACTCAAGTCAAGGAATCTTCTGAAGAAAAATAGCAGTTGTTCTCCAGCCGGACCATCTAATTTAAAATCAAACATTAGTAGTCAGCAAGTACTACTTGAACACAGTTATGCCTTTAGGAATCCTATGGAGGCAAAAAAGAGGATAattaaactggaaaaagaaatagcgagcttaagaagaaaaatgaaaacttgccTACAAAAAGAACGCAGAGCTACTCGAAGATGGATCAAAGCCACATGTTTGGTAAAGAATTTAGAAGCAAATAATGTATTACCTAAAGGTACATCAGAACACATTTTACCAACTGCCTTAAGAAGTCTACCTTTGGAAGAGTTTAAGCTCCTTGAACAAGATCAGCAAGATAAAACACTGCCAAGTATAAATCTAAAACAGACCAAGAGTACCTTCATTTAA